A genomic region of Pseudomonas sp. RSB 5.4 contains the following coding sequences:
- the rplS gene encoding 50S ribosomal protein L19 — MTNKIILALEAEQMTKEIPTFAPGDTIVVQVKVKEGDRSRLQAFEGVVIAKRNRGVNSAFTVRKISNGVGVERTFQTYSPQIDSMAVKRRGDVRKAKLYYLRDLSGKAARIKEKLA, encoded by the coding sequence ATGACCAACAAAATCATCCTTGCACTCGAAGCAGAGCAGATGACCAAAGAAATCCCTACCTTTGCCCCAGGCGACACCATTGTCGTTCAGGTGAAAGTGAAGGAAGGCGATCGTTCCCGTCTGCAAGCGTTCGAAGGCGTTGTAATCGCCAAGCGTAACCGCGGCGTGAACAGTGCGTTCACCGTTCGTAAAATCTCCAACGGTGTTGGCGTAGAACGTACTTTCCAGACCTACTCCCCGCAGATCGACAGCATGGCTGTTAAACGTCGCGGTGACGTACGTAAAGCCAAGCTGTACTATCTGCGCGACCTGTCGGGTAAAGCAGCTCGCATCAAGGAAAAACTGGCTTAA
- the rimM gene encoding ribosome maturation factor RimM (Essential for efficient processing of 16S rRNA): MSATPEKADDLIVVGKIFSVHGVRGEVKVFSFTDPIENLLDYRNWTLRREGVVKQVELVSGRSTQKDLVAKLKGLDDRDEARLLSGYEICISRSLLPNLTGDEYYWYQLQGLSVINQDEQLFGKVDHLLETGANDVLVVKPCAGSLDDRERLLPYTEQCVLAIDLDAGVMRVEWDADF; the protein is encoded by the coding sequence ATGAGCGCGACGCCAGAAAAAGCTGATGACCTGATCGTTGTCGGCAAGATTTTTTCGGTTCACGGCGTTCGCGGCGAGGTGAAGGTCTTTTCCTTTACCGATCCGATTGAAAACCTGTTGGACTACCGCAACTGGACGCTTCGGCGCGAAGGCGTGGTGAAACAGGTCGAGCTGGTCAGCGGCCGATCCACTCAAAAGGATCTGGTTGCCAAGCTCAAAGGCCTCGACGATCGCGATGAAGCCCGTCTTCTGAGCGGTTATGAGATCTGCATCTCGCGAAGCCTTTTGCCCAACCTGACAGGCGACGAGTACTACTGGTACCAGTTGCAGGGTCTGAGCGTCATCAACCAGGACGAGCAATTGTTCGGCAAGGTTGATCACCTGTTGGAGACCGGCGCGAACGATGTATTGGTGGTCAAGCCCTGCGCGGGCAGCCTGGATGATCGCGAGCGGTTGTTGCCCTATACAGAGCAATGCGTGCTGGCCATCGACCTGGATGCAGGCGTGATGCGGGTGGAATGGGACGCGGACTTCTAA
- a CDS encoding acyl-CoA thioesterase: protein MTTRDQEIERRTELSVTRVTKAVFPPTTNHHNTLFGGTALAWMDEVSFITATRFCRLPLVTVSTDRIDFNHAIPAGSIVELVGRVIKVGNTSLKVEVEVFVESMSCDGREKAIHGQFSFVAIDDDKRPVPVLPGFSA, encoded by the coding sequence ATGACCACCCGTGACCAGGAAATCGAACGCCGCACCGAACTCTCGGTGACCCGCGTGACCAAAGCCGTCTTCCCGCCGACCACCAACCACCACAACACCCTGTTCGGCGGCACCGCGCTGGCGTGGATGGACGAAGTGTCGTTCATCACCGCCACGCGTTTCTGCCGTTTGCCGCTGGTGACCGTGTCCACCGACCGCATCGACTTCAATCACGCGATCCCGGCCGGCTCCATCGTCGAACTGGTGGGCAGGGTGATCAAAGTGGGTAACACCAGCCTCAAGGTCGAGGTGGAAGTGTTCGTCGAGAGCATGAGCTGTGACGGGCGCGAGAAGGCGATCCATGGGCAGTTCAGCTTTGTGGCCATCGACGATGACAAGCGGCCGGTGCCGGTGCTGCCCGGATTTTCTGCCTGA
- the rpsP gene encoding 30S ribosomal protein S16 encodes MLTIRLALGGSKKRPFYHLTVTDSRNPRDGSHKEQVGFFNPVARGQEIRLSVNQERVAYWLSVGAQPSERVAQLLKESAKAAA; translated from the coding sequence ATGCTAACAATCCGTCTTGCCCTTGGCGGCTCCAAAAAGCGCCCGTTTTACCACCTGACCGTAACCGACTCGCGTAACCCGCGTGACGGCTCCCACAAAGAGCAGGTTGGCTTCTTCAACCCTGTTGCCCGTGGTCAGGAAATCCGTCTGTCCGTGAACCAAGAGCGCGTAGCCTACTGGCTGAGCGTTGGTGCACAGCCTTCTGAGCGTGTTGCTCAGTTGCTGAAGGAATCTGCCAAGGCTGCAGCCTGA
- a CDS encoding transporter associated domain-containing protein encodes MDGLPIGPMLAVFVLLILWSGLFTAVEVAQQHLLAQRTTSRASDKPLAKLSFPLDSLILCNTLCRALAVIIATLLAIFLCEENGPWAACLGAGAVLLVFADYFPRSVAQRYPDAVLSFGNTLLTVPLKILYPLAWLLSSLSGWLLRPFARKPQVVQQSEDEDPAEHNDDPEHPSRTHPVSGIHALDNITVNDILVPRSDVDGINLDDSIEEIIELLRQNKRTRLPVFHSDINQVEAVLNTRQIRHLLNDGNLTREALLAASYEPYFVPESTPLQLQLLNFHKQQRRLGMVVDEYGEVLGIVTLEDILEEIVGEFESEHSLDNPHIHPQPDGRMVIDGTASIRELNKCLGWHLPSDGPKTLNGLVTEALETIPDSAVCLKIGRYRLEILETEDNRVSKVLIWHTISVPAKI; translated from the coding sequence ATGGACGGTTTGCCCATAGGGCCGATGCTCGCGGTATTTGTCCTGCTGATTTTATGGTCGGGGCTGTTTACTGCCGTCGAAGTCGCTCAGCAGCACCTGTTGGCGCAACGCACGACCTCGCGTGCCAGCGACAAGCCGCTGGCGAAGCTGAGCTTTCCGCTCGACAGCCTGATCCTGTGCAACACCCTGTGCCGCGCGCTCGCGGTGATCATCGCGACACTGCTGGCGATCTTTCTTTGCGAAGAGAACGGCCCTTGGGCTGCCTGCCTGGGCGCCGGCGCCGTGCTGCTGGTGTTTGCCGATTACTTTCCGCGCAGCGTAGCCCAGCGTTATCCCGATGCGGTGCTGTCGTTCGGCAATACCCTGCTGACCGTTCCACTGAAAATCCTTTACCCGCTGGCCTGGCTGCTGAGCAGCCTCAGCGGTTGGCTGCTGCGCCCCTTCGCGCGCAAGCCCCAAGTGGTCCAGCAGAGCGAAGACGAAGATCCCGCTGAGCACAACGACGACCCGGAACACCCGTCTCGCACACACCCGGTTTCGGGGATCCACGCGCTGGACAACATCACGGTCAACGACATTCTGGTGCCGCGCAGCGATGTCGACGGTATCAACCTTGACGACTCGATCGAAGAGATCATCGAACTACTGCGCCAGAACAAGCGCACACGCCTGCCGGTATTCCACAGCGACATCAACCAGGTCGAAGCGGTGCTCAACACCCGGCAGATCCGCCATCTGCTCAACGATGGCAACCTGACCCGCGAAGCGCTGCTGGCCGCCAGCTACGAACCGTATTTCGTCCCGGAAAGCACCCCGCTGCAACTGCAACTGCTGAACTTCCACAAGCAGCAGCGCCGACTAGGCATGGTGGTGGACGAGTACGGCGAAGTGCTGGGCATCGTTACTCTGGAAGACATTCTCGAAGAAATCGTCGGCGAATTCGAAAGCGAGCACAGCCTCGACAACCCGCACATCCACCCACAGCCCGACGGGCGCATGGTGATCGACGGTACCGCGTCGATCCGCGAGTTGAACAAATGCCTGGGCTGGCACTTGCCGAGCGACGGGCCGAAGACCCTTAACGGCCTGGTGACCGAAGCGCTGGAGACCATTCCGGACAGCGCGGTGTGCCTCAAGATCGGCCGCTACCGGCTGGAAATTCTCGAGACCGAAGACAACCGGGTGAGCAAGGTGTTGATCTGGCATACGATCTCGGTGCCCGCCAAGATCTAA
- the ffh gene encoding signal recognition particle protein → MFENLTDRLSQTLRHVTGKAKLTEDNIKDTLREVRMALLEADVALPVVKDFVNSVKERAVGTEVSRSLTPGQAFVKIVQAELESLMGAANEDLNLSAVPPAVILMAGLQGAGKTTTAGKLARFLKERKKKSVMVVSADIYRPAAIKQLETLANDIGVTFFPSDLSQKPVDIATAAIKEAKLKFIDVVIVDTAGRLHIDEEMMGEIKALHAAINPVETLFVVDAMTGQDAANTAKAFGDALPLTGVILTKVDGDARGGAALSVRAITGKPIKFIGMGEKSEALDPFHPERIASRILGMGDVLSLIEQAEATLDKDKADKLAKKLKKGKGFDLEDFRDQLQQMKNMGGLGGLMDKLPSIGGVNLSQMGNAQNAAEKQFKQMEAIINSMTPAERRDPELISGSRKRRIAMGSGTQVQDIGRLIKQHKQMQKMMKKFTAKGGMAKMMRGMGGMLPGGGMPKM, encoded by the coding sequence ATGTTTGAAAACTTAACCGACCGTCTCTCGCAGACGCTGCGCCATGTCACCGGCAAGGCGAAGCTGACTGAAGACAATATCAAAGACACCCTGCGCGAAGTGCGCATGGCGTTGCTCGAAGCCGACGTCGCCCTGCCGGTGGTCAAGGACTTCGTCAATTCGGTCAAGGAGCGCGCTGTCGGCACCGAGGTGTCGCGCAGCCTGACGCCGGGCCAGGCGTTCGTGAAGATCGTCCAGGCCGAACTCGAAAGCCTGATGGGCGCGGCCAACGAAGACTTGAACCTGAGCGCCGTGCCGCCCGCCGTCATTCTGATGGCAGGTCTGCAGGGTGCCGGTAAAACCACCACCGCCGGCAAACTCGCGCGCTTCCTCAAGGAGCGCAAGAAGAAGTCGGTGATGGTCGTGTCGGCGGACATCTACCGTCCTGCGGCGATCAAACAGCTGGAAACCCTGGCCAACGACATCGGCGTGACGTTCTTCCCGTCCGACCTGAGTCAGAAGCCGGTCGACATCGCGACCGCTGCTATTAAAGAAGCAAAACTGAAATTCATCGACGTGGTGATCGTCGATACCGCCGGTCGTCTGCACATCGACGAAGAGATGATGGGCGAGATCAAGGCGCTGCACGCCGCGATCAACCCGGTTGAAACCCTGTTCGTGGTCGACGCCATGACCGGTCAGGACGCGGCCAACACGGCCAAGGCCTTCGGTGATGCGCTGCCGCTGACCGGTGTGATCCTGACCAAGGTCGACGGCGATGCCCGTGGCGGTGCCGCGCTGTCGGTACGCGCGATCACCGGCAAGCCGATCAAGTTCATCGGTATGGGCGAGAAGAGCGAAGCGCTCGATCCGTTCCACCCTGAGCGTATCGCTTCGCGGATCCTCGGCATGGGCGACGTGCTCAGCCTGATCGAACAGGCTGAAGCGACCCTCGACAAGGACAAGGCCGACAAACTGGCCAAGAAGCTGAAAAAGGGCAAGGGCTTCGACCTCGAAGACTTCCGCGATCAGCTGCAACAGATGAAGAACATGGGCGGCCTCGGCGGGCTCATGGACAAACTGCCGAGCATTGGCGGCGTCAACCTGTCGCAGATGGGCAATGCCCAGAACGCGGCAGAGAAGCAGTTCAAGCAGATGGAAGCCATCATCAACTCCATGACCCCGGCCGAGCGCCGCGACCCTGAGCTGATCAGCGGTTCGCGCAAACGCCGGATCGCCATGGGTTCCGGCACTCAGGTGCAGGACATCGGCCGCTTGATCAAGCAGCACAAGCAGATGCAGAAGATGATGAAGAAATTCACCGCCAAAGGCGGAATGGCGAAAATGATGCGCGGCATGGGCGGTATGTTGCCCGGCGGCGGCATGCCGAAAATGTGA
- the trmD gene encoding tRNA (guanosine(37)-N1)-methyltransferase TrmD, translated as MASLRVDVITLFPEMFSAISEYGITSRAVKQGLLQLTCWNPRDYTTDRHHTVDDRPFGGGPGMVMKIKPLEDALVQAKAAAGEAAKVIYLSPQGRQLTQSAVRELAKSDALILIAGRYEGIDERFIEAHVDEEWSIGDYVLSGGELPAMVMIDAVTRLLPGALGHADSAEEDSFTDGLLDCPHYTRPEVYADQRVPDVLLSGNHAHIRRWRLQQSLGRTYERRADLLESRSLSGEEKKLLEEYIRERDDS; from the coding sequence ATGGCCAGCCTGCGCGTAGACGTCATTACGCTGTTCCCCGAGATGTTCTCGGCCATCAGTGAGTACGGCATTACCAGTCGTGCGGTCAAACAGGGGCTGTTGCAGCTGACCTGTTGGAATCCGCGGGATTACACGACGGATCGGCATCACACTGTGGACGATCGCCCGTTTGGCGGTGGTCCGGGCATGGTGATGAAGATCAAGCCCCTGGAAGATGCTCTGGTTCAGGCCAAGGCAGCAGCCGGGGAGGCGGCGAAGGTGATTTACCTGTCCCCCCAAGGCCGTCAACTGACTCAGTCGGCGGTACGCGAGTTGGCAAAATCGGATGCATTGATCCTGATTGCCGGCCGCTATGAAGGCATTGACGAGCGCTTTATTGAGGCTCATGTCGATGAAGAGTGGTCGATTGGTGACTATGTACTGTCTGGCGGCGAGCTGCCGGCCATGGTCATGATCGATGCGGTTACACGACTGCTGCCCGGAGCTTTAGGGCATGCGGATTCCGCTGAGGAAGATTCCTTTACGGATGGTCTGCTGGATTGCCCGCACTACACCCGACCTGAGGTGTATGCGGATCAGCGTGTTCCCGACGTGTTGCTAAGTGGCAATCACGCGCATATCCGGCGTTGGCGTTTACAGCAGTCCCTTGGTAGGACCTATGAACGACGCGCCGATCTTCTGGAAAGCCGCTCGCTTTCTGGAGAAGAGAAGAAGCTGCTCGAGGAATACATCCGCGAGCGGGACGATAGTTAA
- the purT gene encoding formate-dependent phosphoribosylglycinamide formyltransferase, with the protein MTRIGTPLSPTATRVLLCGCGELGKEVVIELQRLGVEVIAVDRYANAPAMQVAHRSHVINMLDGAALRAVIEAEKPHFIVPEIEAIATATLVELEAEGFTVIPTARAAQLTMNREGIRRLAAEELDLPTSPYHFADTFEDYSKAVQDLGFPCVVKPVMSSSGKGQSLLRSADDVQKAWDYAQEGGRAGKGRVIIEGFIDFDYEITLLTVRHIGGTTFCAPVGHRQEKGDYQESWQPQAMSPIALAESERVAKAVTEALGGRGLFGVELFIKGDQVWFSEVSPRPHDTGLVTLISQDLSQFALHARAILGLPVPLIRQFGPSASAVILVEGQSTQTAFANLGAALSEPDTALRLFGKPEVNGQRRMGVALARDESIEAARAKATRAAQAVVVDL; encoded by the coding sequence ATGACCCGTATCGGAACTCCATTGTCGCCAACCGCGACCCGCGTATTGCTGTGTGGCTGTGGTGAGTTGGGCAAGGAAGTGGTGATCGAGCTGCAACGCCTGGGCGTTGAAGTGATTGCCGTCGACCGTTACGCCAACGCGCCGGCCATGCAGGTGGCGCACCGCAGCCACGTGATCAACATGCTCGACGGCGCCGCGCTGCGTGCAGTCATCGAAGCCGAGAAACCGCACTTCATCGTGCCGGAAATCGAAGCCATCGCCACCGCCACGCTGGTCGAACTGGAAGCCGAAGGCTTCACTGTGATCCCGACCGCGCGCGCCGCGCAACTGACCATGAACCGCGAAGGCATCCGTCGTCTGGCTGCTGAAGAGCTGGACCTGCCGACCTCGCCGTACCACTTTGCCGACACCTTCGAGGACTACAGCAAAGCCGTTCAGGACCTGGGTTTCCCGTGCGTGGTCAAACCGGTCATGAGCTCGTCGGGCAAAGGCCAGAGCCTGCTGCGCAGCGCTGATGACGTGCAGAAAGCCTGGGATTACGCACAAGAGGGCGGTCGCGCCGGCAAAGGTCGGGTGATCATCGAAGGCTTCATCGATTTCGACTACGAAATCACTCTGCTGACCGTGCGCCACATCGGCGGCACTACGTTCTGCGCACCAGTCGGTCACCGTCAGGAGAAGGGCGACTATCAGGAGTCCTGGCAGCCGCAGGCCATGAGCCCGATTGCCCTGGCTGAGTCCGAGCGCGTGGCCAAAGCTGTGACCGAGGCTTTGGGCGGTCGCGGTCTGTTCGGCGTCGAGCTGTTCATCAAGGGCGATCAGGTGTGGTTCAGCGAAGTCTCGCCGCGCCCGCATGACACCGGTCTAGTGACCCTGATTTCCCAGGATCTGTCGCAGTTCGCGCTGCATGCTCGCGCCATTCTCGGTCTGCCGGTGCCACTGATCCGTCAGTTCGGCCCTTCGGCTTCGGCAGTGATTCTGGTGGAAGGTCAGTCGACCCAGACCGCATTCGCCAACCTTGGCGCTGCATTGAGCGAGCCGGATACGGCGTTGCGTCTGTTCGGCAAGCCTGAAGTCAATGGTCAGCGCCGGATGGGCGTGGCGTTGGCGCGGGATGAGTCGATCGAAGCTGCGCGTGCCAAGGCGACCCGGGCTGCTCAGGCTGTTGTTGTAGACCTGTAA
- the ccsA gene encoding cytochrome c biogenesis protein CcsA: MLPLSPSLLTTLAAALLYAAATLYQGTRLASGAKANKRLLVTLGILAVLAHSASLLTHLLTPIGLGLDFFSAASLIAAAVIALTLLACSRIPVENLLVLLFPLGAATVLLAQFAPTGTVQIIDEEPGILAHILLSILAYGMFTIAVFQALLLLVQDHQLKHKHPSGLIKNFPPLQTMESLLFGFLWAGWTLLSLSLISGWLFVENLFAQHLVHKTLLACLAWIVFSVLLWGRNRLGWRGHKAIRWTLAGFCLLMLAYFGSKLVREYILHI; encoded by the coding sequence ATGCTCCCCTTGTCACCCAGTTTGCTGACCACGCTCGCCGCCGCTCTCCTTTATGCCGCTGCGACCCTTTATCAGGGCACCCGCCTGGCCTCCGGCGCCAAGGCGAACAAGCGCCTGCTGGTTACGCTCGGCATCCTCGCCGTGCTGGCCCACAGTGCCAGCCTGCTCACGCACCTGCTGACGCCGATCGGCCTGGGCCTGGACTTCTTCAGCGCCGCCAGCCTGATTGCCGCGGCCGTCATCGCTCTGACACTGCTGGCCTGCTCGCGGATCCCGGTGGAAAACCTTTTGGTGCTGCTGTTTCCGCTCGGCGCGGCCACGGTGCTGCTGGCCCAGTTCGCGCCGACCGGCACGGTGCAGATCATCGACGAGGAACCGGGCATCCTCGCCCACATCCTGCTGTCGATCCTGGCGTACGGCATGTTCACCATCGCGGTGTTCCAGGCCTTGTTGCTGCTGGTGCAGGATCACCAGCTCAAGCACAAGCACCCGTCGGGCCTGATCAAGAACTTCCCGCCGCTGCAAACCATGGAAAGCCTGTTGTTCGGCTTCCTCTGGGCCGGCTGGACGCTGCTGTCGCTGTCGCTGATCTCCGGCTGGCTGTTCGTCGAGAACCTGTTCGCCCAGCATCTGGTGCACAAGACCTTGCTGGCGTGCCTGGCCTGGATCGTGTTCAGCGTGCTGCTGTGGGGCCGCAATCGCCTCGGCTGGCGCGGCCACAAGGCAATTCGCTGGACCCTCGCCGGTTTCTGCCTGCTGATGTTGGCGTATTTCGGCAGCAAACTGGTTCGTGAATACATCTTGCACATCTGA
- a CDS encoding MFS transporter: MTTSTAYSDTAPAQPTNSATRVATASFIGTAIEFYDFYVYATAAALVIGPVFFPQTSGTAQMLSAFLTFGIAFLARPLGSALFGHFGDRIGRKSTLVASLLLMGVCTTLIGVLPGYDSIGAWAPILLCVLRFGQGLGLGGEWGGAALLATENAPKGKRAWFGMFPQLGPSIGFLAANGLFLTLAMTLNDEQFRSWGWRIPFLLSAVLVMVGLYVRLKLHETPVFANAIARQERVKVPLVELFSQYWAPTLLGAAAMVVCYALFYISTVFSLSYGVSTLGYSRETFLGLLCFAVLFMAAATPLSAWASDRYGRKPVLIVGGVLAILSGFLMEPLLTQGSTWGVALFLCIELFLMGVTFAPMGALLPELFPTHVRYTGASAAYNLGGIVGASAAPFFAQKLVAMGGLSYVGGYVSAAAGLSLIAVLCLKETRNNDLNQVA, translated from the coding sequence ATGACGACCAGTACCGCTTACAGCGACACCGCGCCTGCCCAACCGACCAACTCCGCCACCCGCGTGGCGACGGCGAGTTTCATCGGCACCGCCATCGAGTTCTACGACTTCTACGTCTACGCCACTGCCGCCGCACTGGTGATCGGGCCGGTGTTCTTTCCGCAGACGTCCGGCACCGCGCAGATGCTTTCGGCGTTTCTCACCTTCGGCATCGCCTTCCTCGCCCGCCCGCTGGGTTCGGCGCTGTTCGGCCATTTCGGTGACCGCATCGGGCGCAAATCGACACTGGTCGCTTCGCTACTTCTGATGGGCGTGTGCACCACGCTGATCGGCGTGCTGCCGGGTTACGACAGCATTGGCGCCTGGGCACCGATTCTGCTGTGCGTGCTGCGTTTCGGTCAGGGGCTGGGACTGGGTGGCGAATGGGGTGGCGCGGCGTTGCTGGCCACGGAGAATGCGCCCAAGGGCAAACGAGCGTGGTTCGGCATGTTTCCGCAGCTTGGCCCGTCGATTGGGTTTCTCGCGGCGAACGGGCTGTTCCTGACCCTGGCCATGACCCTCAACGACGAGCAGTTCCGCAGCTGGGGCTGGCGGATTCCGTTTCTGCTCAGTGCGGTACTGGTGATGGTCGGCCTGTACGTGCGCCTGAAACTCCACGAAACCCCGGTATTCGCCAACGCCATTGCCCGTCAGGAACGAGTGAAAGTGCCACTGGTCGAGCTGTTCAGCCAGTACTGGGCGCCAACCCTGCTCGGCGCGGCGGCTATGGTGGTGTGTTATGCGCTGTTTTACATCTCGACGGTGTTTTCCCTGAGCTACGGCGTATCCACACTGGGTTACAGCCGGGAGACGTTCCTTGGACTGCTGTGTTTTGCCGTGCTGTTCATGGCCGCGGCAACGCCATTGTCCGCCTGGGCCAGCGACCGTTACGGGCGCAAACCGGTGCTGATCGTCGGTGGTGTGCTGGCGATCCTGTCCGGATTCCTGATGGAGCCGCTGCTGACGCAAGGTTCGACCTGGGGCGTGGCGCTGTTCCTGTGCATCGAGCTGTTCTTGATGGGCGTGACGTTTGCCCCGATGGGCGCGCTGTTGCCGGAACTGTTTCCGACGCACGTGCGCTATACCGGCGCATCGGCGGCCTACAACCTGGGCGGCATCGTCGGCGCCTCGGCCGCCCCGTTCTTCGCGCAGAAACTGGTGGCGATGGGGGGTTTGAGTTATGTCGGCGGGTATGTGTCGGCGGCAGCGGGGCTCAGCCTGATTGCTGTGCTGTGCCTGAAGGAAACGCGCAATAACGATCTGAATCAGGTTGCCTGA